The Iamia sp. SCSIO 61187 genomic sequence CTACTGCCTGATCGTGCTCCGGGCCGTGCGGGGCCCGCTCGAGGACAGCGGCGAGCCGGTGATCCCCAACCTGTCCGTGGGGGTGGCGGTGATCCTCGGGGTCATGGCGATCCTGGCGATCGTCGCCTTCATCGACCACAACGCCCACTCGATGGAGGTCAGCGAGATCCTCGGCCGGGTGACCGACACCACCGTCGAGCAGATCGAGCGCTGCTGGCCCGACCGCCGGGACGAGCCGGACGGCATCGCCGTCGACGACTCCGTCCCGTCGGGCCCCGGGCACGTCCTGACCTTCACGGCCAGCGGGTGGCTCCAGCAGGTCGACGAGGCGGCGCTGATGGAGGCCGTCCCACCGGGCGGGACGCTGCGCCTGGAGACGGCGGTGGGCCGCTACGCCATCCGGGGCACGCCGCTGGGCACCGTCTGGCCCGCCGCCGCGGTGCCCGAGGGAGCGGAGGCGGCGGCGGCCGACGCCATCCAGCTGGGGAGGGTGCGCACCATGCAGCAGGACCCCAGCTACGGGATCCGCCAGCTCGTGGACGTGGCGCTGGTCGCCCTGTCGCCCGGCGTGAACGACCCGACCACCGCCCAGGAGGCGATCTTCCACCTCGCCCAGGTGATCCGCGAGGGGTTCGTGCGGGACCTCCCCCCGCCGGTCACCACGCACGAGGACGGACGGCGGATCATCCACGGTGAGGCCCCGACCCACGAGGCGCTCCTCGCCCTGGCCTTCGCCGAGATCAGGCGGTCGGCCGCCCCCCACCCCGCCGTGAACACGTACCTGCTCGAGGCCCTCCACCTCGTCCACCGCTCGATGCTCGCCGAGGGGCTCGGCGACCGGGCCGCCGCCGTCCGGGCCGTCGCCGAGCGGGTCGTCGAGGGCTCGGCCGGCGCGGACGTCGATCGGGAGGACCGGGAGGCCGTGGCCGAGGCGTTCGCCCACCGGTTCGGCCCGGGGCCGGCCTAGCCTCCCGGTCCCGGACGGGCGCCGGACAGCAGGTCGGGGAAGTCGTCGCGGGCGAGGGCCTCGTCGGTGAGCGTCCCGTCGCCCCGGGGGACCTCGACCGACGCCCCGTCCAGGCGGAAGACCACCCGGCCGATGCCGGGCCGGGCGGTCAGCGTGAACACCGTCTGGGCGATGGCGAGGGCCTGCGTCGCACCGTCGATCTCCGAGAACGACGGCGCCAGATCGACCTCCGCCGTCCCCCGGACGACCTCGACGTCGCCGTAGACGTCGGGGTCGGGCACCGCCGTCGTCAGCGCGGCGGCGGCCTCGGCGGCGGTGGGCACGGCGGCGA encodes the following:
- a CDS encoding DUF2254 domain-containing protein; the encoded protein is MGIRLRAIAERLRSSLFFVPMVLVVVGGLVGQLMVGVDSSVDGGVDSLPFFLTSTVDSAREVLSVVAAATITFAGIAFSVSLLVIQQASSQYSPRVVHSLFRDPFNRRVMGAVVGTFTYCLIVLRAVRGPLEDSGEPVIPNLSVGVAVILGVMAILAIVAFIDHNAHSMEVSEILGRVTDTTVEQIERCWPDRRDEPDGIAVDDSVPSGPGHVLTFTASGWLQQVDEAALMEAVPPGGTLRLETAVGRYAIRGTPLGTVWPAAAVPEGAEAAAADAIQLGRVRTMQQDPSYGIRQLVDVALVALSPGVNDPTTAQEAIFHLAQVIREGFVRDLPPPVTTHEDGRRIIHGEAPTHEALLALAFAEIRRSAAPHPAVNTYLLEALHLVHRSMLAEGLGDRAAAVRAVAERVVEGSAGADVDREDREAVAEAFAHRFGPGPA
- a CDS encoding GerMN domain-containing protein → MRRAGRLLGVATALALVTGCAVGAEDRAHVIGADDVPYGLLEEERAGATASVPDGTTVAIYLVRDDELVAVERELRRDAGLEELVGMLAAVPTAAEAAAALTTAVPDPDVYGDVEVVRGTAEVDLAPSFSEIDGATQALAIAQTVFTLTARPGIGRVVFRLDGASVEVPRGDGTLTDEALARDDFPDLLSGARPGPGG